The Rattus norvegicus strain BN/NHsdMcwi chromosome 9, GRCr8, whole genome shotgun sequence genome contains the following window.
ggttgtgtgattttttttaaagatttatttattttattcatatgagttcATTataatgtcttcagacacaccagaagagggcatcagatcccattacagatggttgtgagccaccatgtggttggtaggaattgaactcaggacctctggaagagcagtcggtgctcttaactgctgagccatctctccagccccaggctatGTGATTTCTAACATTAATTTTGTTATTGGCTGACAAGATGGGTTAGTAACTGCCAGGGCAGTCATCTTCCAGTAACTCGacaaaaagacaaacacaaagggaaagaggagaggtactcggtatatgttctctaggccttttaggaaacatggagtcgttcctttggccacacacatgcaaacctacaagaagggtgatattgtagacatcaagggaatgggcactgttcaaaaaAGAATGCCCCTTAAGTGTTACCATGGCAAAACTGGAAAAGTCTgcaatgtcacccagcatgccgcgggcatcattgtaaacaagcaagttaaaggcaagattctggccaagaggatcaatgtgcggactgagcacatcaagcactcaaagagcagagacggcttcctgaagcgggtgaaggagaacgatcagaaggaaaaggaagccaaagagaagggcacctgggttccgctgaagcgccagcctgcgccacccagagaagcccactttgtgaggactaacgggAAGGAGtctgagctgctggagcccatgCCATACAAATTCATGGCCTAAtatacacaaaggaaataaaggaccctgactgcaaaaaaaaaaaaaaaaaaaagatgggttaGTAAGCTTTACATTACAATGAGAAAATACCTGAGAAAAACACCATAAGAAGGACAGACTTAACTTGACTCCATTTCAGATGTCTCAATCATTTAACATTTGCTTCCAGGCTGGTGAAGCAGGGCATTGTGGCAACATGGCAGCTATACcactattgggcatatacccaaagatgttccaccataccacaaggacacttgatcaactatgttcatagcagctttattcataatagccaacaTCATCCTAGATGTCCcttaatggagaaaaaaatatggtacatttatacaacatattatcactcagctattaaaaaagacatcatgaaatttgcaggctaatgggtggaactagaaaagatcatcctgagagGTAACCGAGACCCAGAGGGACAAACATGGagtgtactcacttataaatagatattagttctaaaggataaccatgctacaatccagaCCCCAAAAAGCTAAGTAATAAGGAAGGCTCAAGGCAGGGCAAGTGAATCTCATTGAGAAGAGGAAATAGAGACATCATaggtggatgggggtggggggacagcaCAGGGAGGGATAGAACAGGAGAGATCAAgtggagagaggacagagagaaagagtacTGGGAGACACAAGTGGAATGGGGAGGAatctctgggacaagctagaaacctagggcaatggaaaaatagcaggaatctatgagggtgactctaaGACTCCTAGAAATggggaatatggagcctgaactggccatctcctgtaaccaaaAAAGATGTCCAATGGAGGGATTAGGACAccagcccagccacaaaacctttgacaaGATGTTGCAAGATGTTGCAAGATGTAGAGCAGAAATTGatagaatggccaaccaatgactggcccagcttgagacccatgtcaTGAGAGGGAACCtacccctgacactgttaatgatactctgctgcaCTTGGAGACatgagcctagcataactgtcatctgagaggcttcacccagcaactgatggaaacagatgcagagatccacagtcaaacattaggaggagcttggggaatcctgagaaagaaagggagtattgtggtcaaggacaccacaagaaaacctacagaatcaactaacttgggccCACAGGGACTCACAGAAATGAACTGCCAACCTAGGAGCCTGCATGGGCCTGACCTGTGTAACAGctgtgcagctgggtcttcatgtgggactcctaaagcaggagcagaggctgtctctaACTGcgctgcctgcctttgggactctTTCCCCCTACTGAGTTGCCTCATCTAGCTCTGAGAGGAGAAAATACATCTAGTTTTACTCCAGCTCCAAGGCTGGTTGATCTCCATGGGGAGacttccccttttctgaagagaaagggaggaagaattggtggggagagggaaggttggggaggaaagactgggaggacaggagggaggggaaactgtggtctggAAATTAACAAATTGAGAAAGTtaagtaattaaaaatttttgtttGTACTGACTGATTAGCAGTGCCTTTCTGCACTGGACAGCAGTTAATGCAGAGGCTGTTAACCAGAGTTTGGATGTCCCGCCCTAGAAGGGACAACTACATCAAACCCCTCCCACAGCCTCAGGGGACATCTCAGAAACAGGGGTAGAATGCTATGACATGCTGTCCTCCGAACATGACACGGGCTGTATGGTTATATGCACAAGACCTATATAATATTAAGCCAATAAGACCACTCCACATTCCAGCCCATCTAAATGGAAATGATGGAttacaagattttttaaaattaaggatATGTAGGGCATAGGTGAGGGGAACAGAGAGGGGAATTGGGGTAGAGATGATAAAGATACAGTGTATACACAGATAAAATTGTCAAAATGAATACATGATTgaaagtctggtttttttttttttttttttaagtagagaaaacaaaaatggctGCTTTGTCCCATTATCTTGAATAAGAcctgagagagaagaaaaacttTGCAAAAGTCTGCATCTCACCCTCTCACCACagagcctaaagtggacagttTCCAAACTGGGCACTGGAGCACCCCAGGGGCTGGTGGCAGAGGTGAAAACCAGAGCCTCACAGGCCTCCCCGGGGTCTCCAGGCTACAGTGGCACCTTTTCCTCAATCCCCAGAGTTCATGCAAATGACGTCTTCTTTGCTTAAAAAAATACTTCTCTGGAGAATTTAGATCGGTTTTCAGTTTCCCAGAAATTAATACATTTGTTTACCTGATGTGTGGTACTTTCACATCACCTGAAACTAATACCTTAATCCGACCTCGGTGCACAAAACTGGTTCTCTCCTCTGAATGCTTGTCCCTGGAGGATTTAGTCACAGTAAATATTTTTCAGAGCACCATGTGTTTCTATCACCAGCAGCTTGGGAGTTCTCATGTGTGGCAGCCCTGTGCTCTCTGTAGATACAAGTTGCCCTCACCCAAAAgggagagtgaggtgttgaagagCACAGAGACGGTTAAATGCAGTTCCTCATTGTTTCCCCTTAAGCAGGAGTGGCCATAGGAAGGGTCCAGTCAGCTGTCAGCAAGGGCCCTCTTCCCCGGGTCCTCCATTCTCAGTTCCAAGGATCAACTCCCATCCACCTCTCAGACTTTCAGTCTCTTCCTTGGGAAGCCTCTTCTGTTCTGGTGATAAACAGatgagtgggggggggggagtagcaGCCAAGTagggggggaggggaagtccaTTGTCACCGCAGACATGTGAGAAGCTTCTCCAGCCAGCTAATACACACTGGAGAACTGAATATTGCATCCCTGCCTTCCTGGAGCTCACCCTATAGTGGAAAagcaatacattaaaaaaaaaaaaaagtatacagtAGCCATGTTAAGAAGCAATGAGAGAGTCAGCATGGTAAACCACACCTTTACTCTCAGGACTCTGAAGGGAGAAACAGacatgtctctgtgagttcgaggccagtctgttctacatAGAGAATTACAGGCCAGCGAGCTATGCAATGAgactttgctgctgttgttgttgttgttgttgttgatgatgatgatgatgatgatgatgatgatgatgacgacgacgacggaggtggaggaggaggaaaaggaatgaATGCTGTCCATGAAACCAAGCAGGCTGGCTAGTGACAAGGGTACTACTTGAAACTAGACTCAGTCCCTGATAACAAAAAGGCACCAGCCAAGGCAAACAAATTCCGAGCAAAGAGTTGAGCCAAAGTGAGTAACATACACCAAGGCTCTGGGCCAGAAGGGTTCAGCATACCCTACAAGCAGGAAAAGGGCCAGCATGGCAAAACCGTGAACAAGGCGGGGCAATGAGTAAGGAACTAGACATTCTGGAGCCAGTTCTCGGGCTTTCCATGACATACAGAGCTATACTAAATGGACTAGGGAGCCACTGGAAGATCCTGAGTAGACAAAACCAGCTTTAAGCAGAGAGGAGTCATTGAGTACTTGGGCTGGATCAGGATTCCTCCCTCAGAACATGAGCATCTGAGTCCAGCACTAGAAGTGTGCTGTAGAAGGCTTAGCATGCTGCACTGAGTTTGGGTCTTATATCCCAGGCCTCGGAAAGCTAGCAGGAGTTTTAAAGTCTAATCTGAAGGGTCTGTCTGATTCACAGAGATCTCCAACTTCCCTCCCAAAAGCTTACCCAATTGTTTCAGCAATTTCTTAATATGCATGactcagccacacacacacacatccatggaTCTACACAGAAGGGAATCCTCAAGAGCTAGTCTTTAGAATTATCAAGGAACATGAGAGCTGACAACCACGTTATATTGGTTGGGAATGTGTTCTGGATTCCCTGACAGGAAGCTACTGTGGATGGACTGAGAAAGAGGAAGTTCTGGCTTGAAGCCTCGTCACATAGTGAATGCTCATTCTAGCATCGAGATTGTACGCTAAATGACCGTGCTCATGACCTAATGAAGGATGTTCTAGAAAAGAGCAGGACTCATCAACCGCAAGCTTGGGACATCACTTTAGTTGAACCATGAAGACAGCATGGTTGTATCTGCAGATGCAGTTAGAGGGTTTTCGTGCAAGCACAGTGTCTTCTCCAACGTTGACCGAACTGTATTCTTAGCGTTGTCTCAACCCAGAAGATGCTGGCTTCATTCCCAGTTACTTCTGAAACATGCACTTGAGTCTTGCTCTGCTAGTCTCAACGTATCTTGAACAGATCACATTTTTTTCCAACAGTATAGTCTTGAGCATAGAGAAGCAGGAAAGACATGGAAGAGCCAAGTAAGTATGACACGCTACCCCTTCGCCTCAACTAGAACACAGACTGAGCGCATCCATACGTTTTCCTAGGAGGCATCGTTTTCTCATAAAGAATGAAAGGAACGAGCGGGGaggtttgggggtggggtctcGGGAAGCTTACTGCTAGCTTTCTGCTCAGTCCCTCTGGGTTGAGGCAATGCACAGAGCGGGTGTAAGCTTAGGTTGTTGTTTGTGGGTTCACGATACTCTCAGATTtcagagaaagcaagaagagGTATAGGTTGCATCCTGAGCCAGCTTCAAAGCCAGGGTTGGTGGTTGCTAAGGCCTGGGATTAGGAGGCCCTAGACTTTAAAAAGCCACAAAGCAAGGAATTCTCCACTCCATGCTGTCCCTGCTGAGGGTCCAggctgcctgcttctacctcgaTTCTTTGTCTTCACTTCAGTAGCTGGGATCAGAGCCAGGAGGCCAAGCTCACCAGAGCCATGCCTTGCCCATCCCAGAGCTCCGATGAGTTGGAGTTCTTTGTGAACGGGAAGAAGGTAAGGGACCCCGTAGAGTTATCCCTATGGCTTGCAGCAGGAAACCCCTGGCTCGCTGGGCACTCGGGAATCCAATCTGAGCCTCTCCTTTCTGATCTGACAAGAAGCTCAGGTTTAGGAACCCATCTTgacttctcttctctcctcaaaGGCACCAACTGGGTCCTGGCAATAGTGGTAAACGGGAAAGCTTTGGGAGTCTTTGCATACCCCTGGGACTCTGGCAGGCCCTTCACTGTATAACCTGATATAAATCCCTTCACCTCCCTGAGACTCGGGGTTCTCTTGTGGCCTGTGCTTCCCACAGCTGttgtaaaaa
Protein-coding sequences here:
- the Rpl21l4 gene encoding large ribosomal subunit protein eL21-like, which encodes MFSRPFRKHGVVPLATHMQTYKKGDIVDIKGMGTVQKRMPLKCYHGKTGKVCNVTQHAAGIIVNKQVKGKILAKRINVRTEHIKHSKSRDGFLKRVKENDQKEKEAKEKGTWVPLKRQPAPPREAHFVRTNGKESELLEPMPYKFMA